Genomic segment of Cottoperca gobio chromosome 6, fCotGob3.1, whole genome shotgun sequence:
AATACACTCCTACATTACAATGGCTGTGTGTCTGTAGTTTTCTGGCTGTACTGTATTTTCTGCAGGTTTTCTTATCTCTGTGTCTTATGTCCCCAGCTCTGAAACAGGCCCCAGATGCAGCTCTCCTGTGGACTCAGAGCTCAGCGGATCAGGCAACACTAAACCAAACCAGAACCGTaaagttgctgctgctgctgctgctgctgctgctgctgctgcatgtcacATTTAACTACACAGTCAATGCGCTTTAAAAACCTGTTTATTTTTTGCTCTTCAATTTATTCAAATTGATAATTGCAAATACAGATTTTATACCATGATGAacttttcattatgttttttaaatgaatatagtCAAAAGATAAACAGTCAAACAGTAATAACCGTTTTTGATGGTAAAGTTACTCTTTGAATTTGTGAAACTTTGTCACACTTTCACAACAAATTTATTGCATAGGATCACAGGTTCTAATGCAGAACCTGTGATCTTTTATTTGCCAAACCCTGCTGAGATAAAGTCATGTGCCATTACGGCTCACAGTCATATGACCCAaacctacagtatatgcatTTGGCAGCTTGTTACTGCTGCCTCTCACTCTCTGTGATGAGTTGAACTCTCCAGAGAAATGAGCGTAAAGTCAGATGAGTTCTTCTCCTTCGCTctctgcagcatgtgtgtggagtgtgtgtgtggcgaggAAAGCTCCACTGGTGGCATCGGACAGCTCTTCCTCCAGCAACTCAGACAGCGATGAGGAAGAACGCAAGGCAGGGTCTGCAACCAGCGAGATGGTCACCACAGAGACCATCACCACGGGGGCTGGCAAGGAGACAATTCGGCTCACCGTGGACGCCAAAAATGAAAGGGCAGTCTTCAGCAGGTAGACAcgctcaaacacacatgatgtgCAGCTGCTCTGTCTCGATTGGTGCAGCGTGTCTCCCTTCTCCTATTGCACTTTTATAGAGCCGCTTTCCTCCTTTTTCCTCCCAAACCTTTTTCCGCACAATATTACTTCCACCTACCGtactctgtttttcttctgataTTGCACTCCTCCTGTCTgttccttcctttctcctctccccttgACTCCAGAGTATTCAGACCAGCAGTCAGACGGTATGTTTGAGGTCCTTTGCTCTGGAGTGCGGAATGTGTTCCTAAAGTTGTATGAAGGGTTTGAAAGGGCCATCATAAGCACAGATGAGCCACTtgcttttgtttgcttgtttcatTTAACAGGATGTGATGCCATAATTCAGGACACGCCTAATTCATCACTACAATATACTAACCCACAACTGGTGGCTTGTAGGGAACCTACAGGACCTCCGTCCATATGCAAGGCTTATCCCATGTTCTCAACATGACCCATGAAACAGTCCACTCAGCACTTTAAATCAAACGGTGGCCTGTTAGCTTATAAAGGATGAGAGCAGTGTCGAACTACTGACTGTGGTTTTATTATACAAATGATTCTTTTCTCAGTCATAACATCAATAAAACCCAAGTtgatatgatttattttctttcagagCACCCATACTACTAACAGTATGTCGGATAGCATGCTTTGAACAGAAGTTGCTACCAATCCAACAAATCAACATTCTAACATATCAGTACATTAGCCAGTTACTAACCAGCATTGCACCTACAAGCATGCTGCAATGAAATGGCTCCTTTTGAGAGGATTTGAGATTAACTAAGTTAGCACAAACTTTAGCAACTGTGTGCCCGAACTCCCTTTTTGATTTTGACAGCTATGTTGGCAGTAACAGAAGAGTGGATTCACGTGTTTCTGTACGCGCTGGGCATGGTAATGACCAGTGTGGATAGCTGACAGCAGAGAACTGTGGTGAAACTTTGCCAATAGCAGAAAGAAGCATCAGCATTTTGTTCTTTACGTTGTGAGTTCAAGTGACAATCCCCAGCGAGGCCTCTAGTTAGttacagctttatttatttttttgcagcGAAGCAGATAAGGTGCCAGTAGAGGGACTATCCATCAAAGACCAGGGGAAAGGCAATGAGAAAGAAAGCgaaaagggaaagaaacacGGTGATTGTCCCAACCCAACTACCGCCAATCCAACTAACCAGTCGGCTGCTGTCACACAGTAAGTgtaagtgtatgtgtttgtatacaGCTGAATAAAGTAGGGGTTAGATCACTACACAAAGGAAATATAACAAATCCCTGGTAAAACACTTCCCAACAATGAGCCCTATGACTCATCACATTTCTGACCTCAAGTGTTACCGCCACTAGCCTAATACAAAGGGAGATAAATCAGCAGCAACTTTCTACAGAAGCTaagtctttttttccttctctttaaaAGTGATGTTACTGATTTTCTGTACTTTTGAAGGTTATAAACCAAattgatgcaaaaaaaaaaaaaaccacttcTATTTTTGTTCCGTTTTGTTGCAgaaagacaataaatgatccttggaTTTTTCTTTATTCCTACATTGTATTTGTGTGGTGCCAGAAGATTTAATGGAAGATATCTCAAAGATCTTGGCAGATTAAACAAAacctttctgttttctgtttttttttttgtgcttttttaccTTACAGAGAGACGCAGCCCTCTGCTAATGGACCGGCCTAACGATGCatcacaggcacacacacacacacactcacacacacctgtccatTCTACACACAACAATGCCACCTTTGCTTCCTGCCCTTCAATGTCCCTTTTTGTGTCCGAAGAATGGGAGACGCTCAGTGTTGAGGTTAAACAGCCCTTAACAGTATGTCTGCTGATACAACACATATCTACACATAGGTACATTGATCTCTTCTGCACCATCATGACATCATTTCAACTGATCCGCTTCAAAGAGGaatgtgttttaaagaacaTTTCGTCGTACAAGACCCCCCAAAGTCCAAATTCTGTTGCATATGAACTATTTCAAAATGTGATTTCCCCATTGAACTTGGGAGAGTGACACTGAGTGCCAGCTGTAGTCTGGAAATGTACCTTTTTATTCAATTCTGCATCAAATTTGAGATGAGATTTTTTTCTATTTGACTGTTGACACTTTATTTGAATCCAATTTTATTTACTAATCAGCCAAGATGCTTGAAAAGCTAGCTGTCATTTTCTCTTCAGCATTTCAATGTACATGCAAGGCATACACTTCATTAGTGCAAATGTGTGAATTTTTCATACATGCTACCTACCGTACATCATTTCTGAATCCAAAGTAAGATTTCTTTGCTTTGATCATGTGGAACACAAATGCTCCATTTCTGTTCATTTGGAGCATCAGATTTGGGAGCATCATGTGTCACTTCCTCCTCAAACCTCTGACAGATTCATGTAgttcagaggtgtgtgtgtgtgtgtgtgtgtgtgtgctgttgtatCCATGTGTGTaaacgtgtgtatgtgtgttacacCTGAGGTACAGAGTGCATTCTCAGGTCAAAGGAGAGGTATGCCGATACAAAGAAAGCACACCTGTGTAACACGCACGCAgttccatacacacacatgtataaccAAATCTATACACACGTGCAAAAAAAACTCCGTGATGTGCACATACCAATTCATATCACCCTCTGAgctgtttaaatgtaatattgtgatatttgaacCTGTATTAGGTTGTGGCTATTCTTGGTAATATGTAAAcgtaatataaatgtaaacagtatatataaacattatatctaTTTTTGGAATAAATCCAACGTATGGAAAGGCGGTTGATTTGCAGGTTGCAAcgtatgtattgtatgtgtgtgttgtactgttGAAATGAGGCAATAATGATGTCTATGTTTTGGTTAATACCCCAGCATCAGTTCCTGTTCCTCTGCTACACGCTTCCTACATGGAAGTTTGGAAGTTTGGGAGTGTGTGCGTGAATGCGAGTCGGTAGTCTGCGAACTGTGTGAACTCGGTAATATTTACTTAAAGGATAATTCCGGTTTATTAGAACTTGGGTCTTATTTTCATTCATCAGTTATAAATATCAGGTTAACCAATCTTATAGGAAGAGAAAACAATGgtgaacattaaaaaaaaatcccaaaacTACAACTTTTGACCTTTTCATTTGTTGATTTAATACCAATAGTTAAAAGATAAACACAGAGCAACTATGAAGCAATTTCTTCAGgcaaaaatgttaaacattaactaatttattttattttcaaactgcAACACTTTGAGCTTTTATAAATTGTGATTGACACGTTTCACTGTTTCCTGACAGTTTGTCATGTTTATGAATCCATGTAATCAGTAAAATACTCGTCAGATGAaccgataatgaaaatagtggCAGCCATACCAACATTTTGGATGAGCACACCTCAGTAAAGTTGTTTAGTTAATCTGACTAAACTCTTGGCTTGTTTAAAACCagtttgattatatttttatgttattaaCATTTAACTTTTTAGAGTACAATTTAATCATAACTGATAGAAATAATGactaaaactacaaaaacatgaTCCGAGTAGTAATAAACTATTTTCCTCTAAGTGTGCCAGACAGTCATGCTTTACTTTATctttctcctcgtctctctctttctcattctcaGGGCAGGAGTTGACTTTAATTGCATATATGCTTGTGGAACgatttacatagattgtggtatttattttaaaaagcacttttTCAAGATGCACTTTTGGTTTGCATTTAGTGGTGCACATTATTCCCCACTCAATGAGGTGAGAATGTTTGACTTGACGAGTGAATTCTGTAGATACTTAAGAATACTTTTTTCTTCAATGCTTTCTGCCAAAGTGTGTCTTCCCACCAGTGGTACAGCTGGGTTTGATATCTGTGAAGTAGCCTCCTTTCTTGCAATGGTGTCACAGTTCTAGATTTATCTAAAGCGGTCTTTGTTTGATCCCTctctcatgttttttttataccatGTGATGGAGTTATCAGCAGTAGGAGAGGATTCCACATGTCACAGAAAGACTGAAGATTCATCTTAGATCACagatatttttgcttttatccGTTCAGCACTTTGAGCTGTGTGAAGTGGAGCTGTACAGAGAGTAAGCATTGGTTTACATCAGGGTTAGAGGAGAAAAACAGGGCTGTTTGTTGTCAGGGTGTGTACAGGGTCAGAATATGTCATCCCGTCTATCACCAAACCTAAGCACTGCGTCTGACCCTTACTTGACccttacttgtgtgtgtgtgtgtgtgtgtgtgtgtgtgtgtgtctccttcaCCTTGAGAGTGTGGTGTGTGCAGTGTAGTTACGGTTATGGTGTCATGATATGCATGAGGTATAATACATTCATCTTTAAGTGCCGTTAAGTTTGCACATCTGCCTCATTAACCTCATTGGGTATGTGCTGTATTGTACAGTGTAAGCCTAAAACTTTAATTGAGAGACAATGGGTATTAAATTGTTACTTTATCCAATTGTGTGTTACTTACAATGAGGCAATTTCTCACATTATAGCCgattacatctgtgtgtgtgtgtgtgtgtgtgtggtgtggaggggggggggggggaagtggtGCGAAAGACAGCCGTGTTATAAATGACCTTTCTTTGTAAAGTGGACTGATGCTggtgttctttttgtttttcttttcttttccttttttaggGAGTAATGTGTCTGTTTCCTGTTGTCAATTTAGCTTGTACATTCAGATATGAACCTAATAAATATGTCAGATCAAGAAGACGCATGAGCCCTGTATTTGTCTCACATTTACAGCCGGctgtaacacaaacacatacagtgcaaacacagagggagggagggagggagagagcaggtCATAGTCTATGGAAGCGCAAACATGTTTACCTTAGGAGCAGGTGAGTTAGTGGATTGTGTTGCCTCCTGTTTCTACACATTTGAGCCACACTGACTTAATTAATGCTAAACCATCTCTCGCAGCACAAACATAAACCCGCCTGTCACATAACTCTTACTGTGCAGTGAGCTGAAAAGAGTTCCTGTAACAGTGGGGGGAGGAGCTGAAGACCCTTCTTTTCTGTTCTTACACACTTCTCATATTCACGTTTCAGCTTTTGAGTCCTATCTATATATCATTGGCCTTTCACTAAGAGTGTGTGCTGTCATTCCTTGGCTCGGATACATCACGTATGTCATGACATTCCTCTATAGATACTGAACACACCTGCTACTGCTCCGGCTTCTGttgctcctcctctccctgcctcACTCCTTCTTTTCCACGTCTTTCCACCTCCACAGAGGATAACCCACCTGCAGTTTGTCATCTGAATATGTCTGCTGTCTCTGTAGAGAGTGCATACATGTGGAGGGGAGAGTGTGTATGCAGTGGGTGGAAAAGGGGAAGAAGGCGgagttgtgttttgtactttAATGGGTTGTGGAGAAACCTGCCTGTCCGCTCGAAGCTGGGAGAGGAGGAGCCTGTGGGGTGTGGGACTCTAGACAAAGGAGACATACTCCCTGACACTGGATCactggagagaaaaggagaagcgGAGATCTTCACTTTTCGCACAGCAGTCAATCCTCAACTCTTGGactatttttttccttttttttgtgtgtgtgtgttttggaaaaCTTTGTTATGTGTTTGTCAGCTGTATGGATTCACTGGAACTGAGAGATGTCTGTGCTGGAGCAGCTGTTCCCCTTTGCTGCCTGTAGTGTGTAGAAGAAGTGTGTGGGTTATTATGTTTGGGATGGAAAAGTGGGGCTGGCACTACCAACAGCTCTGCTCTTAGCTTTACGCCATGGGGGGTTGCCATAGTTACCCCTCGGCTACGAAGGCAGACAGGAAGACTCTTCAGCTTCCTGACCTCAGCAGGGAAAAACTGTAAGTTGTATTTCTTTTCCCTTAACTCTCTTCATCGGCCTCACACGTATACTCAGATTTCAGTTTCCTGTCTGGAAAAaagttttgcattttgttgttcCAGCTTTCTAAAGTCACTCTTGTACTCTaagaaaacaaactaacgtaCAGAAAAGGAAGATGTTGTTAGAGTAATGGATAGTGTGAAGGAAACATGACTAGAAAGCTGGCTGCACATGGTTTACTCAGGAATGTTCTccagataagtgtgtgtgtgtgtgtgtgtgtgtgtgtgtgtgtgtgtgtgtgtgttacatatttgTCTGATGGCATCAGTGAAGGTGGATTCCTCTAACAGCGGGAACACATGTTTAGAAGCAGTTTGAACCAAGACCAGTTTTAGTACACTATGCAAATATTTGCTCTAGGATGAATCTTTTAGAGACAGCTGGCTGCACGGAAGAGAGCTGTTTATTTCACCCTCACGCCAGAGGTAAAGGTAAACAGATGGCCAAGAGCTGGAGAGCAGGGTCACAGATGAGTGTGTTGTTTACACACAAACGCAACATTACAAGTAGTTCCAggttcattgtgtttgtgtgctgacaACTGGTAGCCGAGACGCGGTGATTGACTTAACACCATGAAGCTGGAACAGAACAGGATGTTAACAAAATAAGTTCCTGTGGACATTAGAAAATTCAGCCAGGATTTGCACTACTGTACCTCTAATGTTTACATTCTTCTCTGTCACtattcctccctctctgcctcctctaaCCTTTAGTTGGACAAAGACCTGCTGTTTCGATCATTACACTAATTCTCcctacacatacatacacacacacacacacacacacacacacacacacacacacacacacacacacacacacacacacacacacacacacacacacacacacacacttacaccataGAGAGCACTGTGTTTCCCTTATCACAGTAGGCAAGGTCACACTGAGTAAACTCTCAGCTGCTGTGTGTAGACATCTAAAAACTTCATGTGGCAGCTGCCGGATTCCACTACACTTtgaaatattcactttaatccAATCCAAAAAACATCCCAGCTATCAAACAGACAGACTAGAGCACTAATCATCCTGACAGCACACTACCTGTGTGCGTCACCTCTCTGTTTGCATAAAGTCAAATCATGCTGCCAAGTTTAACTTCCTAGTACACAATGGCATTCACAAACATCGATAATTTCCTGCACACGCACTGTATCACAAGTTCCCAAGCTGCCAGTCCTGAGTGACTGATTACAAAGCACTAGCTGTAGTTTATCAGTAGGTATATGAAGTGATGTAGGAGTGATGTCTCACTCAACTATTTACATTATCATGTACAATGTTAGTCCTTGCACTCATCTGCTTTGTAGCACTGACCACTGCAGCAGTGAGCTTCATTAACAGTAATTACTCTGGCTCTGAATTGACTGCCTTCATTAAATGAACTGCTGGTTTAATGGACTTTTGGCTCTGCAGTTACAGAACTGTGtccgtgcgtgcgtgcgtgtgtgtgtgtgtgtgcgtggtgcgCGCGCGCGCCAGACACAGAGGCCAAGACCAATGAGAGAGCGTAAAAACGTGTTATCTCCTGACTGCAGCAGGAGTAGTTAATCCACTGACCTATCGATTGTTTTACACAGCGatttttttctgtcttcctgtttctgcctctgcctctgcttCATTAACTCTGCACTGTCTTCCCCCAAGGggaattaataacaataatctggAGGAGCGACCTTATCTGCAGCAGCAGTACGTGTGCCAGcggatcacacacacagacatgtttgcaCTCACGGCGCTGCCGCCTGGCGTCGACAAGGCAGAGTGGCTTGCCAGCAACAGTGAGTAAACCCCATTAAACACAGCAGAGTTTGGACTGtttctcccccttttctccTTAGCCTCCCACACATTGCAACAAAACAGAGATATATATGTACATGGTacaattttcctttttattgatttctttcagCGGTGGCGTTTTTCAAGCATATAAATCTGTTCTCTAGTGCACTGTCCGAGTTCTGCACTCCCAGTACCTGCCCAACTGCCTGTGGACCAGGCAACACGTAAGTTACTGAGCATTATACTGCTCATATGTTCTCACTTTGTCCTTGTGGTATCTTGTCATGCAGATactttaaaggggacatattatgaaaaactcacttttcagtGTTCGTGCACATACATGTAGGTATCTTGAGTGCCGACCAATCCACAAACtgagaattattattattattttttacattaaagcatgtaaacatattctagttgaaacccaaaatacaagtatgaacctaaaaatgagcataatatgtcctCTTTAAGTTTTATTTGCAGAGGATCTGAGATATTGACGGTGAACCCTTTTTATATGAACAACTTTCTCCCAAAGTAATCGTTGCAAAACCACAAAAGTGCAGTTTGTGGATTATCCTGAGTGATGGGGAGGTTGTTTCTGGAGAAATGGCTGTTGAATTTAGTTTGTCAGTGCTTGAAGTGCTAAAGCATTGGTAAAAGTGGAACTTTAACAGTTTTACATATCAAAGGCCGTCAGGTCACACACAGTTTTTGGAGAATTAAAAgcctcaacaacaaaaaagtgtGACTTGGGTGAACTGACTCTTCCTCTATTATATCTGTCTTTCACAGTTTCAGCCCTGTTTGCTTTAGAACAGCAGCACTGCACATGAACAGGAATGAATTGATCCTCATTAATTATCTTGTAATCTGCCAAACAGTTATAGAGCAGAAGTGTATATCTTTTAGGTATCATCTGTACAATGTTTGTTCAAATAATTGCTTAACTTGAGTCCTGATAGTGAAGGTTTATTTTTGACCATAGAAACACTTCTAGAGTTCCTTTTCATAAAACTGAACACAGCGCATGTTGTGTCTTAATGCcttgtgtgttggtgtttgtcagtgtttatgTTTGGACCGATGACCACGGCAGGAAGCTGAAGTGCTCTGCTCCGCTTTACTTTGACTATGCCATGTCATACATTCAGGAGCTACTAGCTGATGAAGATGTGTTCCCCACAAAAGCaggtgaaatacattttatttatgttgcatTGTTCTGCATCACATTCCACATTCCCAAAGCTATTatctcttccttcttttccaGGTTCAGTGTTTCCGACAGGCTTCATCTTTCTGGTCCAGAAggtgtttttgctgtttttcagGACTCTGGCTCACATTTACTGGTCTCACTACAGAGAGACCCTGGCTCTTGGACTGCAGCCACAGCTCAACACACTCTTTGCACACCTCACACTCTTCTGCCGGCAGCACGCCCTGCTGGAGCCGGAGTACACTGAGCCACTACAGGATCTCATCACAGCTCTGGGACAGCAAGGCTGAACCTAAAGAGCAAACGCACACATAGTacattcatttcacatttccGTCACACACTTATTTACTTcttgttatatcttgttttaaagctttataGTGTCTCTCACCACTCTGGGCCAAACTTAAACTTACTTTACAGTATGGACAGTTTGGAAGTTGTAAATTAGAAAATCAAATGCTGTTAACAAACAGTATTTTGGGAGAATGAATGAGTCTGTTGTGCTTTAATACGCAGTACATCAGACCAGAAAAGGAGTATCTTGTTCCTGTTGTATATAGTTGTAACCAGTTATTCTGCTACTGTGTGAAACGGTAATATtgcatgttattgtattttaacaTAATGGtgcattattataatttgttacGGTCAAAATCTTCAAGGTCATTCATGTCTTCCTCGTAGGcttaacacatttataaaaaaaacatccagttCACAATCAGTACAAACAAAAGGTGCCatcattatacattttgaacTTGTAATTAGCATATTGTGACTCCATCTATATGGAACGACACAGCCTGATTCTGTACttcataatatacatttattacaaaccATTTTCTGTATATGgtagataaaaaagaaaagacgaaatgtgtattatttaattgtatCAGTCTCACTTCTCTCCATGTACAGTATCCTGCAACTATCTCATGTTATTATCTTGATCTGTGCTGTAATATTAGCATGTCTCCAGGTGTTTGGTTTGAAAACAGCACCACCTGCTGCCAGCACACCCAGCATGTATCATTTTTTAACCTTCACTGTCAGACAGCAACAGTACACCCTGCAATgtataattgtttgttttgttggctGCAGCATATtggatttgaaataaaaaaaaacaatgacaatgAGGTTCATGTGCTGATTTTCAGCTTTCATGTGAGGGTGTTTAACTCCAGATTGGGTTAAACGTGTGGTG
This window contains:
- the LOC115010177 gene encoding MOB kinase activator 2: MGGCHSYPSATKADRKTLQLPDLSREKLGINNNNLEERPYLQQQYVCQRITHTDMFALTALPPGVDKAEWLASNTVAFFKHINLFSSALSEFCTPSTCPTACGPGNTVYVWTDDHGRKLKCSAPLYFDYAMSYIQELLADEDVFPTKAGSVFPTGFIFLVQKVFLLFFRTLAHIYWSHYRETLALGLQPQLNTLFAHLTLFCRQHALLEPEYTEPLQDLITALGQQG